CCATCAGATATGTCGTTTCATCACGTTTAAATAGGGTTTATGACCTTAGTTATTCAATACACATTACAACCGTACTGTTTCACTCGATATTGAAGTTTACAAGTTCTGGTTCATTATTTTCGGTTAGTATATCATTCATTCAAGTTTGTTTCGATTTCCTATAAGACGTATTGGTTTGAAGTATGTGGATAATATGGTGAGGCATGCTATCAACCCTCATCGCCTCGTTCTTGGTCCTGGGAGGCCTGCGATTCTGATACCAACATCCTTTTGTATCTGCTCACCGATTGACTACGCGGTCCAAGTCTGGTATTTTTATACCTCACCATTTTGAGGGCCAAGCTTAATTTTCTTTGCATGCTATTCATCATGCTTTGTTTGCCCAAAATGAACCAAAAGGGTTCATATCAGCTACTAAGCATCCAAATTGGTTACTTGCTATGCATGATGCAATGAAAGCCTAAGCTCAAATGACACTTAGGACCATATCCCCGGCCTCTGTGCTCTAATATTATGAGCTCTAAATGGGTGTTTAGGACCAAGCTTAACTCTTATGGCACTATTGATAAGTTTAAAGCACATTTGGTTGCTCACGGCTTTTCTCTGGTACTAGGGAATGATTATTCTTATACCTCTAGTCATCTGGTCAAAGTTGCTACTATTCGTATTGTGTTTTCCCTTGCTACTATCTATTGTTGGCCTCTTCATCAACTAGATGTTAAGAATGCCTTTCTTCATGGCAATCCTAACGAACTTGTTTAGATTGAATCCAATAAGATTCATTGACCCTCAAAATTCAAACCATGTTTGCAAGGTAAAAAAGGCATTAAACATCAAGTCTTATTTATCTTAGAGGGACTACTATAATTTATCTACTTGTTTATGTTGACGATCTTATTCTGGCAGGTTCTAGTTTATTTCTTTTATAACAAGGAATTTGTTGATAAGGATCTAGGGTTGCTTGGCTACATCGTAGGCTAGGCCTTCTCTTATACTGATAATGGTCTCTTCTTCAGTCGAGCCAAATATGTTAATGCCATTCTTACTCGTGCTTGCTTGCTTGAATCAATGTCTCTCTCCACTCCACTTGCCACTCATGCGATACGTGATATTTACTAGCTCTAGTATTGTTTTGTCATATCATACTCTATATCAGTCTTAGTCTCTTGTTGGTGCCCTACTATATCTCACCATCTGATATCTTAAATGCATTCTGCATCATGTTAAAGGTACCCTTCAATGTGGGCTCACGTTTACCTACCCTCCTTTCATAGCTATTCTTGATTATTCTGATGCAAATTGGCCACCTTGCATTGAGACTTGACGATCAGCTTATGGGTATTTTATACTTTTGGGTGGCAATCTTGTCTCTTGGAGTGCAGATAAGCAACCTACTATCTCATGCTCCTTTTGTGAATCTGAGTTTCGTGCTATGGCATATACAGTTGTAAAAATCATTTGGATCACTCATATGCTTTGTGAGTTGCATGCATTACCTTTGGTTCGTCCAACTCTACTTTGTGATAATTGTAGTGCTTTATTCTTGAATCAATATAATATCATAATCGTGAAAAACACATCGATATTGACTATCACTTTATACAAGAACTGGTGTCATATGGATACCAAATATGTGCCTACCAAGCCCCAGAGCTAACATATTCAACAAAAGTGTTCCCATGCTCCACATTTGGATTCTTCCACGCCATGCTCCGTCTCGGTCCACCACTAGTTCGCTTGAGGGGGTGGAGGTATTAACAATAAATCATTTATTAATTTAAGTGATAGAGGTAAATCATAGCCTGTATTAttctttgtatatttatttccTTGTAAttgtcatacatatatatatatatatatatatatatatatatgtgtgtgtgtgtgtgtgtgtgtgggaggGTTATATTGataacgctaaatattgcgagaacagttaaaacgaatgaaaaaaatcaatcaaaactatttttttaataaaaacttcattgtaattaaaatacaacatctaAAAAGAATTAACAACATCAAATAAATCATTTCTTCTCTTAAAATCACTcttattagattttttacacatgtgtaaatataacaaattaaaatttacacacgtgtaagtgacaaacttacacatgtgtaattgacaaacttacacatgtgtaaattttctttatttacgaattcacgtaaatttaaatgtGTAAATAAAATTTCTAACAATGTATTTGAATAATAACGCaaagtgtaaaaagaaattttgaaattgaattgTTTTTTAGCAGAGACAGTTGTCGCCGCTAAAGACCTTGCTTCTGTCGCCGCTAATGCCTTTTGAATCCCCAGCCGTTAGATCAGGATAAGGATCAATGGCCAGGGTTATGTTTTAGACTCCGGGACAcggatcgaccaatagcggcgacatttGGCTTGTCACCGCTAAAAGTCGTTATTTCTTGTAGTGTTtggcaatatttagtgttcttgagataatatctctctctctctctttctctctctctctctctctctatatatatatatatatatatagtggagagttcaaatgagaagagattttttgtaaaaagaaaaaagaagaaacttcaaccaataagaatgctttattttacttcatttaatataagtatttaatgttactataaggatacattggtaaatctacataggtcattaatttgtagtcatcctctttaatagctaactacattaaattttttgtaacttatcttcaaaatataaattttttcaaaaaaataaaataaaataatttaaagtgtaggataaattacgagttgtgtaagataaatttcaacgtgtaggataaatttcgaaatatgtaagataacttttgatgtgtgtaggcaaaaaaagttagtgtggaggatactagtctttatgactaattaattagtaaaaatgataataaatgagatacgTGAAAGCTATTTAatcttttacaaaattaccctttgttctttttattctcaattaaattttcttctcaaatgaaccttcccctatatatatatatatgcaagtTCTCATCACCATAATGTGCGTTGAATTGTACTACTATTGGTTACTGTAAGGAAGATTTTGATGATGATATATAGCATTACACGTAAACTTATTGAAGTACTGTCCACATAATTTtgtttgtgtgtgtatgtatTTTTGTTTGAGAGATGCATAGAGAATCAGAAAACATACAGATACACAAGTGACGTTATATTGCCCAAATATGCTGGAATTACTCCGGACAAACGGTTCACAGTAACAGACCTACATTACAGTAAATTTCTTTTGTAGGCAGCTCAAACTGATGTTCACCTAACTTGCTAGTAAATATTGTTGGTTGTTGGATTGCTTGTTTCTGAACCTTTAGATAAAATATGTTTTTGGTGAAAAGGATGAAGTAGAACGATGAAGCATGAACCTCGACAAACAAGACCTTGTCCGGTTtagggggggaggggggggggggtgtggtgGGAAGAATGTGGGTTGTAAACTGGACACGGGTCATTTGAAAACCGGATTGGGTTAGTCCTAAATTTCGAGGTTACGAGGGGTGTTCTTTAGGGGGAGGGGGTGTTTCGTTTTTTCAGGTTGGATATTTTTTTGGATTATAGTTCGGGACAAAGTGACCGGATAACTGACCGGTTTAAAGTTCGGGTTGGTCAGGTATGGGTTAGTTCAGGTTAGGTTGTTTGGTTCTTGGTACAATTGTAAAATTCGaagaaaaaaatatttacaaaatatcatcaaaatttaTATTGTTACTAAAAATTATTATCAAAATTCAAACATTATTTGACAATATGGTACCATAATGTTCAAAATTCCAAAACCTTAACGTTCCAAATACCGGACTCCAAACCAAAACACAACTATAAAAAATAGACAATAAATGTTCGAGTTTTTTCAGTGGCTTTTTGGGTTGGGCTGTTTGGGTGGGTTTTTAAATAGGGAAAAGTGACCCGATAACTGAGGTTCAGGTTGGTCGTGCTGGGTTTTTCTGGTTCAGCTGGCATTGGATTCAGGTCGAGTATCAGGTCTAGTAGTGGAGAAACATTTACGTCTTTCCACCACCCCCGCAGCCTAGTCTTGTGTTTCATCCCTGCTGGCTTCGTCCTTGTACCTTTTGCTTCATCCCTCTGCTTCGTCCTTCTACCATGTTCCCCAGAAGGTACCTTATGTGAAGGTAAAAAAACAAGCGATCCAGCAACCAATAAATTTTGAATGACAAAAGGCTTACAAGTACTCCAAATTGGTTGAAGCCCATTCAGGTGGTATGGTGCCATTTAGGTAATTACGAGTCAAATCACTGCAAGAAGCAATCGGTGTCATAATAATGCCTTGAAGCATGgtatttaaatttatttttaagttttgGTTGTAATATAATCATATGTTTTGGTCTTACATGGTTTTGATGTAAGGTAACTTTGCAAGGGATGGGGGGAGAACACCATCAAGATCCTGCCCTTTGAGAAATCTGTTTATAAAGAAAAGTTGGGCCTTTTAGTTTAGTTTTAAGACAATTTCTGTCTTGCCATATCTGAAATCAACTTATATTTAAGTTTCTATGGATGCATGCATTCTAGTAAAGTCAAAGAAACTGATATAAGGTTCAAAATAATGACAAAAATATCTTACATTAATTAATGTGTAGCTTTTCATGAACTTAAACGTAATCTTTATGAATTTTTTAGTAAACTTCTATTGCCTTGGAGCAAAAGACATAGACCAGTCTTGGTTAGTGCATATACCCATGAAATGAAAATGTATACATAAAGAAAtgtaaaaacatatatatatactgcAGAGGTGCACCCGTAATCCAATAGTAACCGGTAATCACTTAACATTTATTAATTAGAAAATATTGCAATACCAtacttaaattaaaaaaaatactagtTTTTAGGGTGCAGttctaataaaataaataataaatcatCGAGGTAGGTGTTTAAAAGTCAACAATATATCTTAAATCATTTTACATTTGTACCATATTGCATTTTTGTTTTCTTTATATGTATTACAATATAGTATACATACacacacgtatatatatataataacaacCCCTGCCCCTCCACCAACAataattagggctgtaaacgaaccgaacgttcagtgaacagttcgtgaaccgttcggcggtaagttcgtttatgttcgttcgataagcttaacgaatgaacacgaacaaaaaatttcgttcgataagcttaatgaacgaacacgaacaaatgCCTCGTTCGTTcaactgcgttcgtgaacgttcggtaatatgtttgtttatgttcgttcgtgttcgttcgtttatgtctGGCCCTCTCCCTCTTTTGATATTACGCTCCTTCATTCAGCTTATCTCCAATCGGAACCCAATATTATCCATCCCTTCAATCTTTAAATGGTTATATTTAACTACTTTCGTTGTGTACAATGTTTAAGATTAACGGTGCCTTTTTTAATTTTCACTACAAGAAAGGTGGCCTTTTAGCGATGACCCCTTTACCGGCGACAATAAATAAGTCGTCGCTAAAAGCCCAATCCGCGTCCAGGTTTTAAAACCAATCCCTGATCGTTGATCTTGTGTACATCTGACGGTCCAGGTTTTATTTAGCTTTAGGAGTACAAAACCTATGGCGGGCAAACCATTCACTCGTTCCCCCCAAATCGATCCACTGGCACTCCCCCCAAATCGATCCATGAGCCCTCCCCCAAATCCCACGGTGCTGCTAGATTGCTTCAACCCGGCGACAGCGGCTCGCTCGCTGCCACGACCTGTAGCCTTCGGAGTCAACTTACCTCCTTAGTCGCTCGCGCGCCGCACCTCGTCCGCTGCACCAGGTACCTTCCTTTTCTTCTGTTTTATTGTTTTGGTTTTCCTACTTTTGTGGTAATTGAACACATTAGGGTTTCGTTGGTTTTATGGATTAAGTATATGGCAAAAATATGGAGTGATATTGGATTCTGTACCTTTTTTTTGTTCTTTGTTTTGATGTACACTTGGGATCTAGGGTGTAAGTAATGTTGTCTGCAAGTTTTGAAAGGATTCTTTAAGTTGTTTTTGAACGGATTCCACAAGTTTTGGtgtacagtttttttttttttttttttttttttttttttttttttgatatattGAACAGATTGTAAAGTCAAATAATGTTGGGTGCAGCGTTGAGAGGGGGGATGTCGAGACAATGAGAGGGCATGGCTGAAATTGTATGCAATCGTTGGTATAAGGTAGCATCGTCAAAGATTTGGTGAGCCCTTCTTATCTATGGCTTCTTATCCTAATAAGAATTAAGAAACTCTCTAAAGGTTATTGCCTTTTCatcttttttgttttttgaaaTATTTGGTGTATGATTTTTAAAGATACCTTTTTTTTGGTGAAGTTTAGGTTAAAGGTGTTTGCTTTTGATTGATACATGCTCTTTTGGTTTTGGTGTGTAAGTTATGTGGTTTCTAGGATGGATAAAATTAGGGGTGAATTGTTTTGAGCTACTAGTTGGTTCCTGTTATGGTTTTTATTTGAATTGAAGGGTGTTAAATTGGTCAATTGCTTGGGCACTTTACtagaaaattagaaaaaaaaagtaataCAGAGGAGACCGATTTGGGTTAGGTGTAGCACGAGTACTGAAGCagaagttaaaagttttatttatgTAACGTTTTTGGGCTAATAAATGGACACTCACATACCCTTCTGCTTAGTTGTTTAGATGCTCGCTGGACGTTTTGAGGTTTATTATTGACTTTGGTTAATTGTTCTTAAAAACTAATTGGCAAAAAAGAGCACAAATAGGATCTCCATGTGTGAAATGAAGTTCCCCTTTATGACTTtggttaactgttcttgaaatgaAGCTTCCCTTTATGATGTTTTTTGGGATAAAAACCATATTTACTTTTGAATTCAATAGTATGTTTTCTAGGGATAACTGAGCTATGCCCAACGATATCTTGTTACTTTTAGTGGCAACGGTGGtctatgttgtcaaagacgcaacGCGCACGCGAGGCGCATCGGCCTTGCCCGGAGCCTAGGGACTGCTAATAATGCTggactgttggtgcacttgtgtctgtactttgtctgtattcggtctgtatgtaaacgatgtccttggtagtctgtaagttgaccaagtcaaccatcctccggattgacttggccaacagttagaataatgttgaaagatgttctcTGTCGAAGGATAggagatcgaaggataatgtggatccttcgatctcatcgaaagatatgtttcgaatgatagacctcgaaaggtgatctttcgaggtccttactgatccttcgaaagcactatatgagatgatccttcggaccatctatcggatccttcgaccagacatcatgggctgggtatatatatacccatgcagtgtagtgtgaaaaaaagatgcacacttagagagacagacaagagtggagagcattctgtccgaaacattcacacacacactttgagagtttgcaaactgattgtaaacattgtgcttgtaactggaaccttcatacgtattaatacagtggtgttaatcggtgaattcttgtgtgtttgtttctctacttgcttcatcccggtttgcctactagcttggattccgcacttgctagtgggttagtataacaaggtttaggttcgtcatcctccgcgaaaagggacctacaagtggtatcagagcttggctctttaccttgtttaaaaccgggttgttcgagttctttggtgtgtttggacactaggtttagcacccgttttggtggtttttcttgcatCTTTAAACTGgaaaacggtttctaaacctttcgggagtgttcaaggtcggtttgggtaacataaaatttgtttttgtgaaactttgtgttttccggccatTTTTCCGGTCATATCTCCGGTGACTGGTTTGGATAAGGTTGtgtccattttgggtaaactttttgaaagtccaaaaagttggtgaaaagttgttggcagaccatatcctttctgccgaaagtacttcaccaacccatcacctttttcacctaCCTGTCAACCCTTGGTCGTTGTGTCAGAGTAATCGAAAGaaatccttcgacatcgaaagataatctttcgaATCAAGGAGGCTCGACAGATACCCATCTTTCGAATATCCTTCGAAGCCTGTGTTCTATCTTTCAAGCCAAGGAATCTTGTCGTAGGATACATCTTTCGAGCTACTGTTTCtctacgaaagataaggatccttcgtgttggtgaatctttcgtgatctgtgttcgaaacataaggagaatctttcgaaatcatctttcgacagataaggatccttcgtgtgatcaatctttcgaaatcaatccttcgaagtttttgttcgaaactcaacagggatctttcgaaccttgttgatcattcgaacaagcattgatctttcgaacaagtcagTATCTTTCGATTCTTATTTGCTTGTGTTTTTAACAGTTTGTGGTTTTTCAGCTCTTCTATTAGTATTTGAttaaaatgagttgtacaagtccatgggattggagtttggactcacgatcCAATCAAGAGCTAGtgactgctgcagattgggcaaagagtatgctTCCTCAatcatcaatcagtccaagtcaatgggctttggtatccaatcaaagtcaaagtattcaaaaccttttgatcagtgaaagcgaaacgggcagtaacaatcgtccaccaaagctaaatcatatgaatgagtttccatcatggaaaaaccgttttcacacgtatgtccaaggacaaagcaccgatctttggacgtgtttcatcaatgcgttcaatgaaaatctggagactgctgcatccacttctgagggatatgccaatatgcttgaaaaagacaagaaggcttatgaattggagaaaaaggcctttgctacacttactcaagcactcaacaaagacatctaccatcaatTCTCATACTGCAAGActacgaaagcattgtgggattgtttagtagctagaggagaaggcaatgcagctgctcgaaagtctcggcatgatttgttgaagaaagagtttgaatcttttcagtttttggaaaacgagactctgaacgatatgatcacacgtttctatcatttgattagtgaaatgtgtgcttatggagttgtctctactcaacaagacatggtgagtaggtttgctgacgccttacctccaaagtggagctctttcattgagttgttgaagcacactggaactctagacacggttaatatctacgagttcattcaaaagctggaacacaagaatgatgaagaaatcaggaaagccaaGAGAGCTCCCGCCCCTcaaaaatacagaaatgtatcttccggGTTTCGATGCTCTAGCTAGAGCAGCTGCAGCCCAGCAACCCAaactgcagactgcatttgtctccaacacaagttcctttccatttcctcagtcaacagctgctccaccacaacctcaacctcaatttgatccgaggtcttacatccctgtcccaacacagccacagccacaatctcaacaacaacaacaacaacaacagcaagctcattatacaagcaatcctcaacctcaaccccaaaatcctaacacaatccgagtcgacaactcaaatctttcacaccttagcattgaagttgctaaggaacacatggaaattatcaacaccatgatcagtgcttactgtggtttggtagcaggtcagcttggaaacatcaacatgaccaatgaagattatgatcagatcgacaaggaagaaatggagttgatggatattaaatgggcttttgctagtgcggttagaagggcgaAAGATTttatggctcgaactggaagaacttcgttggaaggaaagaaaaacacgaagtatgggtttgatattaatgctgtcacatgctttaactgtggcgagaaagggcactttaaacgtgagtgcactcgaccaacaaaacacggcaatcacaaccctttcagaaaccagacgaatgtgaatgcccaacaagaaaaccgtgaacggaggatggtggcagtgaataacaatcagggacagcctggaactacaaatcacaatcgggctttggctgttcaagcagatgaaggatgtgactggtcagtgcagtttggtgaaggtgatcagggaagtggaactgctTTGTATGCTAAAGTTATCGAACAagttcataaagaagaatcttctgggagtgatgacagttctggttattctggaagttcggatgaagaaggctctgtttctggggataatcactcagagcctgatgataaggaagaaggagatgatgatattcaggatctactgaatgaagctgatgagcttaaatgtcagaaatcaattctgattaggaaggctgctactgcatcaaaggaaatggagaagctattttctgaagatggagctttttcttttcaaactgcctttatggcaaatggttcagcctctactagtcaggaaATTCTGAAACTCCTGCTCCCAGTATTTGTAGctcatgtgctgaaatgaagcttgaatcagaaaagcttcatagtcataaccagaatttggttattgaactgtcggaatgcaaagaggcaaacatggctttaacccggaatgaaaaagaatttaaatctgtaatagaaacattaaagaaaaatgtgtccgaggttaacaaagtagtttaccacaagcaagtgagtataaatgaatatattaacattgtggaagaaactaaaaagcaattagccattgcccaatgcgaacatgatgcgatcaaacagaaattggatagttattctaactcccaatttgtgcttgatcacatcatcgatgttcaacaactaaagggaaatcagaaaggcatagggtataacaaatgtccgccccccttgatgaacaactataccaagatgcctgatgaggaagaaatgcctcggtatgaacccagtgtgcctcttgatgttgaggagtttgctactggccttgggttcaaaccggacaattcttcaaacacagcctctaaggaacaagaaacttcaccatccatgaagcaaagtcctccaattatcgaggactatgagacatcggatgatgaatcagaagtggctgtaagtgatcaggataaatcacttagcaagatgaaaggagtagatattccacgagaaaatcacatcctttgtgatcctgatactactgaggttccatctgtcaagaggcaagtgattgatcctgtcaaagttgataagacaggtgtgtctactgttaaaagcagtaatgtgttgtacactttggttggagataataaaatctactcagatcatgtttttccaattaaaaatgtaaataaatctttgattgacaaagtctttgaagacaatacaaacaaatttttgggaaaaacacttccaggaattgtggtaacacaatgtgatccaattcctaaggctgagattagaaaacagtttggtaatcaaaaatctccaaccactcaacaaccgactgcttctaagggtaaacaacaacaacgagctccaaagccaaaggctaaggttgaatcaaaaggagctcgttacacgaagaaaggaaaagatgttaaatttgtagcatcaaaaggtacagataaaattgagacttttgaaaacaaatcaaacactgattttgtacaacaagtcaagattttgaaacgtaacagtgataacaattacacccaacacacaaacgggtgtgatgaaaaagcaagtacctcaggttctacaggttcgacatctgctagtcgatcaagttctcctaagttggttgaaaggagaacttgtttcaaatgtggagaaattgggcacatcatcagaaactgcccaaatgctccaaagaagaaatttgttgagaaagctccacctgaaacagttcaccctcaacgtcggtcagtttcacctaaacatgataaacgaactgtaaaagaacaagaaactaaacaacgacgtaaaaacatgaaaactgttgaaaaagctttaaaatctgaagttaaaacagttcaaaaggaaccaagtgtgtcacaacctgtaaaaccagaatcgtcaaaaactggtaggcaaaaacgaacttggttacctaagtcgggtgacaattcagggggagcaattattcttgaaaatcatcaagagatcgagctcacgtttcgtgatgctaagggacgacctaagaccactaaggcttgggtccccattctcaactgatgtttttatgacatgtgcaggatgttctaggaggaactattaatagtcattggattgttgatagtggagcatccaggcacatgacaggcgacttacggctcctatacgacgtgagaaatattagaggagggtatgttgcgtttgcgggtgacaaaggcggttttatcactggagagggaagtatctccaatggcatcgtgtgcttcgataagatcaattatgtgaagcaaattgatcacaatcttctcagtgtgtcgcaaatctgcgataagaaattcaccgtgcattttgatgatgccggctgctatgtgctgaaacctggattcaaaattccacaagaatggattctcttatcggctccgagagttaatgatctttatattctcgatatgagccaggcgattacaacatctgcacaagtcacttgctttgtctcaaaagccacagaaaaggagtctatatcttggcacagaagaatgggacacattcacttgagaaaaatgaaccatttggtgaaaaataaccttgtgaatggtgtgcctgtaagaagttttcatctacaagatacctgtgtctcgtgccaaaaggggaagcaaacaaagaagtctcaccctttgaagaaaatcaacactgtcagcatgcctctcgaacgtcttcatatggacctttttggacctatgaagcacaagacaacgtttggtgatgcctattgtttagtagttactgatgactactctagattttcttgggtatcgttcatggcacacaagagtgaaactcctggaaTCCTCAAGGACCTTCTCACTATGTTggaaaatctctatacgttgaaagtgaaaaggatccgaagcgacaatggaactgaattcaagaatcaagttatggatgagttttgtacttctaaaggcattcttcatgagtacagttctcgttatactccacaacaaaatggtgtcgctgagaggaagaatcggacgattatagaaactgcaagaacaatgttagtagagtcggaactccctattcaattctggggagaggctgtatcggctgcttgctacacgttgaacagagttcttacagtaaagagacatggcaagacttgcttcgaactccttcagaaaaggaaaccggatctttcttaccttgaaccgtttggtgctccatgtactatgattgagccagatggaaagtttggtgcaagagctatcgagggtttcttccttggatatgccactccgaattttcgtgtttggaatctagctaccaagaagattgagctatggagtgaagttagggttcaaaggtacacgagtcctgttagggctccgggtgatccgtggatgttcgattatgatgggctatttgactccttcaatctgccaacctttgacgaagaatcagcagcggctcgaatgttgttggaaagtgacaacgctgctgtctcg
This is a stretch of genomic DNA from Helianthus annuus cultivar XRQ/B chromosome 16, HanXRQr2.0-SUNRISE, whole genome shotgun sequence. It encodes these proteins:
- the LOC118488146 gene encoding uncharacterized protein LOC118488146, which produces MMKKSGKPRELPPLKNTEMYLPGFDALARAAAAQQPKLQTAFVSNTSSFPFPQSTAAPPQPQPQFDPRSYIPVPTQPQPQSQQQQQQQQQAHYTSNPQPQPQNPNTIRVDNSNLSHLSIEVAKEHMEIINTMISAYCGLVAGQLGNINMTNEDYDQIDKEEMELMDIKWAFASAVRRAKDFMARTGRTSLEGKKNTKYGFDINAVTCFNCGEKGHFKRECTRPTKHGNHNPFRNQTNVNAQQENRERRMVAVNNNQGQPGTTNHNRALAVQADEGCDWSVQFGEGDQGSGTALYAKVIEQVHKEESSGSDDSSGYSGSSDEEGSVSGDNHSEPDDKEEGDDDIQDLLNEADELKCQKSILIRKAATASKEMEKLFSEDGAFSFQTAFMANGSASTSQEILKLLLPVFVAHVLK